Proteins encoded by one window of Lathyrus oleraceus cultivar Zhongwan6 chromosome 1, CAAS_Psat_ZW6_1.0, whole genome shotgun sequence:
- the LOC127085005 gene encoding uncharacterized protein LOC127085005: protein MAYCSFVQQVFFLCPIFPNLNVAPWSYSCSGSEFSVCVDCWVPKHVETSRKRSIRSLRKIKNGVILKKGRVDLEKESSRVFKGGKLIRSMEDVVKDGNRKMKRKIEAATRTRDVAAKGAVVSERAVELANREESTLNLPPQMDSVKFVGGSYLTFDLHLNSSPRVSKSRCLLNTSYLDAPKKWISSVDSSCKTSNSRNASGSDNILDSDSSTDLSCPCMGGSDMITSAKGGECTAEFGVEEIGEELLKEGEGSCSDRLINLSREDCRLELDRKQADSASHGEEQKDRYFLKYFRRRPDRYQLKYSRRSNRYFLKYCRRKSDRYILKYSRRNCLKPTLNSLESQDLTV from the exons ATGGCGTATTGTTCTTTTGTGCAACAAGTGTTTTTCTTGTGTCCAATCTTCCCAAATTT AAATGTTGCTCCTTGGTCCTATTCTTGTTCGGGTTCTGAGTTTTCTGTATGTGTGGATTGCTGGGTTCCTAAACATGTGGAAACTTCTAGGAAAAGAAGTATAAGAAGTCTAAGAAAGATAAAGAATGGTGTGATTTTGAAAAAGGGTAGGGTTGACTTAGAGAAAGAGAGTTCTAGGGTTTTTAAGGGTGGAAAATTGATCAGATCTATGGAGGATGTGGTTAAAGATGGTAACCgtaagatgaagaggaagattgaAGCGGCCACTAGGACTAGAGATGTGGCAGCGAAGGGAGCTGTGGTGTCTGAAAGGGCTGTTGAGCTGGCAAATAGGGAAGAGAGTACTCTGAATCTGCCTCCCCAAATGGATTCAGTTAAATTTGTTGGGGGTTCGTATTTGACTTTTGACTTGCATTTGAATAGCTCGCCGAGGGTTTCAAAGAGTCGTTGCTTGTTGAATACAAGTTACTTGGATGCTCCAAAGAAGTGGATTTCTAGTGTTGATTCATCGTGCAAGACATCAAACTCAAGGAATGCCAGTGGTTCTGATAATATCTTGGATAGTGATTCTTCAACTGATTTGAGTTGTCCCTGCATGGGAGGGAGTGACATGATAACTAGCGCTAAAGGTGGTGAATGCACTGCTGAATTTGGTGTTGAAGAGATTGGGGAGGAGCTGTTGAAGGAAGGGGAGGGAAGTTGTTCTGATCGGCTCATAAACTTAAGCCGGGAAGATTGTAGATTGGAACTTGATCGCAAGCAAGCTGATTCTGCATCTCACGGGGAAGAGCAGAAAGATCGTTATTTCTTGAAGTATTTTAGGAGGAGGCCAGATCGTTATCAATTGAAGTACAGTAGAAGGTCAAATCGTTATTTCTTGAAGTATTGTAGGAGGAAATCAGATCGGTATATCTTGAAGTATAGTAGGAGAAATTGTTTAAAACCAACTCTTAATAGCCTTGAGAGTCAAGATTTGACTGTGTAG